tctaatttttaaataaatggcaTTGTGGTCTGATGCATCAGCTACTCCAATGTAACACCCCATTATTGTGCTCATGTGATCTTTCGGCACAAAGAAATAATCAATCCTGGGTAGACTGAATGAGTTTCCGAGTAGTGGCTGTAATCTTTTTGTAGAGGATGGAGATCTCTCCACACGTCAATAAATCCCATtgatttccacatttttttttttattttgaggttgGTTTCTTATTTCTATTCTTACTGGTTGTGTCTAGGTCATAGTCCATAATCACGATTTAAATCCTCTCCACTGATGCATATACCTTCAGCTTCTATTGCAATAGTGTcaaagatatgtttaaaaaactctttagtACTTTCTGGTGGAGCATAGACATTTACCAGCGTTATTGTTGCCTGGTCAATTACTCCTTTAATTATAATAAATCGCCCCTTCTTTATCTTTAACCTCCCTTTTACATTTATACTGAACTGTGTTCGCTATCAATATTGCTACTCCTCGTTTCTGTCGATTGGTGTGTGAGCTATAGAAAGTGTTCTTGAACCCAAACCTTTTCAATTTTTCGTGTTCTACATTTGTCAAATGGGTCTCTTGCAGGaagtttatatgtttttttctttctttagtttaGTTGTAATTTTGGCCCTTTTGGCTGGGTTTCCCAGCCCATTTCGACATGTAGAGACAGCAGATGgtattcatttcttttaaaatccataAATGGTTAAAGTCTCTTACAAATTAATATTCGATCTGCAGGTTTCTAGGTGTACCTTCTCCAACCAATaacttaacaaacaaaaatttagaACAAGTTTGAATGAGGTAGTCAGTCAGATGAAGGTGGTGGTGTTGCTGCTCACAAACCCTACAGCCCTTCTCTGATCTATCAAAGTATACCTCGAGATGAaagcagacattaaaaaaatagcagattttttttatctatctgCGCAGGGCACTGATGCAAAAGGGGATAAAAAAGTTTCACATGGAGCCACAACGGTTGAAGAAACCCCCCAACGGCAAGGTaagcagctgctcctccagcgTCAAACCAGGTTCTTGACAGGATGACTCATGCTTTTGCTTTTGCTCTCAGAACCCACATCAGTACACTGCGGTGTAACCCATCCTGCCGACGCCCCCTCCCAGTCCCACCGACCTGTGACGGCATTCACCAAACCCAGCCCCGAGTCTGCTGCCGTGGAAACGGCCGTCAGACCCGGTCAGTCCGTGGTCCCAGCTCTCACGTTTGGATCAAATGTTCCCCCTGATGTTTTTAGTGAAGTCTGCAAATCGTTTTCAGACAGCGATGACCTACAGCCACACCTGCCGGTCACTGCCATGACAACCAAACTCAGTCCAGAGGTTTTGGTTGCTGACAAACCTGCTCAGTCTCCAGGATCGGCACCAAAAGCATCAGGAGAAGATCAGCATCCAGCAGGTCCAGATCTCTTCATACAATACAGAATCAAACAGGACAGTTGTGGAAATAAACCTCCTAAACTCCAGCTTCTGTCTTCAGTTTCATCCAGCTTGGATTTGATTGGAATAACAGATCAGGGATCAGCTCTGTGTCTTCCAGTTCAGAGTCTGTTTCATCGTCTCCGTCTGCAGGAACGTCTCAGCCGAACGAGTCCAGGAGCGCCGCGCCGCAGAGGCCATCAGAGGCCGCCATCCCGGCTTTACCTCACTTCAGCCTCCCAGCTGCAGCCAAAAGCGTCTCGGAGGTTCCTGCAGCGTCCAAACCCAATCCGCTTCCTGTCTCAGGCCCTGACCCATCACCGCGAGAATCGCCTTCGGTGAAGCGAAGCGAGCATCCGTTTAGACGAGGTGCAAAGCTGCAGAATTACCGCGTGAAACGTTTCCTCTTGGTTTCCGGTTGGGGGTGGAGGTTTATGTGCTGAATGTGCTCGAATGTTTTCTTCAGACACGAACGAACCCAAGTCCCACTCGGCTCTCTCTGCCATGACCAGGCTGAACGCCGAGTCCAGCTCGCCACCTTCGATAGCTCAGCCTCCGAGCCTTTCAGCAGCACTGCAGCCATCAGTAAAACCCGGAGAGTATCCCTTTAAACGAAGTGAATCCAACACTTCTGCTTGTGTTTGTTATGATTGTGAGTCCTTCCACAGAAGCCTGTAGTTACTGATCAcatgttgtgtttcttttcctCAAAAGCTCCTGTTCTCAAGACACCAAGTCCCAGTTTAAAAAGAAGCGTGAGCTTTCCTCAGTCTGCAGGTGTGGTCGCGAGAACACGACCCCTTTCCCACATTTGAGTCTTCTCTTATCCCTGATCTTCCCTTTTTCCTCTCCACAGAAAAATTACTTCCATCCAAATCGATCATAAAATCTGGATTCTCACCAAATCTGGACAAGTAAGGTGTTGTCTTCTAGTCTTCTGTTGTCCTCAAACACCAGAAAGCTCAGGCTGCTGCTtcagtttggggtttttttgtaaCCGTTTCACCAGGAGATTAAACAAACCGGAGGGGCTGGACGCGATGAAATCGCAAACGCTTCCTCGCTCCAACGGGGCTCAAGCCAAACGGGCTCTGTTTGAAAGGATGAACTCTGAGCCCACAAAGTAAACAAACACGTCAAAGATTTTCACACCACTGCAAGGAAttcttcattaaaaacaaaagaaatttcaCCCTGAAATGTTCCATTCTGCTCTCCGTAGGCCAAAGGACTCCAAACCTAAACTGAAGCGCTCACAGAGCTTCGGAGTGTCCAGCGCCAGCGGGATCAAACAGATTCTCCTGGAATGGTGTCGCTCTAAAACCATCGGCTATAAGGTCAGGttaacgttttttgtttttttggggtttgTTTTTTGAGCAAAAGTGATCTTTAAAATCAGATATATTGGTCTATGAGAAGCTGCAGAGGCAGTGTCTTCATGGTATGGGCTCCCCAGCAAACATTGGGTTGAGAGCGTaatcataaatcaaatcaaatcaaatcaaactttatttataaaatagcgcttctcatgcattttgtgcagcttGAAGGGCTttaacccaacccacccttcacccttcccactcccctccattaaaacacatgacccatggcccccacgtgttactttaaataaataaataagaaaacaaacaagtatggctcggctctgctgtgaggaaacagtatttgggaatctcttcctaccaggagccagcccgtCCACGGGACcatcgccacagcgcccacccagaccaggacaacactggggtccacttcacagccgtgaagctgcaaagttacCACACACacgggggttgacctgtacatTTGGGCTGTCCAGGCtaacgaagtgtgcattatcaaaaattgtaccatggtccgggtaaatctatctatctatatacccaggctgtgtcccaccaaggtggggtagcctagacagggcacacattttcctccttcagtgtgtgcgtgcgtgcgcgtgtgtgtgtgtgtgtgtgtgtgtgtgcacgcgtgtgtgtgtgactggtctaagccacaccacactgcaccagggtcagctgcacagcccGGTGTGGGCATctccacagcagggcctcagccaaggctggtttccccttgccgcttcatcccaagaccagacctctaccacacccatccattcattcatacacaaactctctccacccatccctgtcctgagcaacctctctcccctgcaccacagtcatccctcttgcatttagcgctctttttacaccctctgtccatcccattcgcggtcttcctctcattctcactccactcacatcagattcgTGTACCTTTTTCACCAAACGCTCACTctccattctttcaacatgtccaaaccatcccagtgccttttgctctgctctatcAGCCAACTCTCGCGTCACACCAGTTCCATCTCggataacttcatttctcaCACGATCCATACGTgtcacaccacacatactcctcaaacatctcatctcaactacattcagcttcctcttttctgccactttcagactccatgtttcagctccatataacgctgcaggcaccaccacaccctcatACAATCTCCTTTTTGCATCCTTTCCCAGTGACCCACATTCAAACACTCTCTTCATTCCCCCCCATATCTTTTGTACTTCTGAACTACTGAGTGGATGGTACTTCTACTGAGAACACTCTACCTCTTCCAACAACTCcccatttaatgccacattcaatctACGTTCACCCTTTAACCTCGTACACCTCACCTCACTCGCttactcttttccacattcactcCCAACTTCCTTCTGTCGCACACCCTTCCAAACTCCTCAACCAGATGTGCCAAGTTCTCTTCTGAGTCAGCCACTAgtgcagtatcatctgcaaacagcaactGACTTACACTCCATTCGCTGCCGTCAGTATTCACCATGCTCACACCCGTACCCAACAGGTAAATACTTGGTATAATATTGCTTTAAACCAGTTATCTTATTTAAtaacagaaatgtaaatttatctgctgtaaatccaaatattgctcacatccaCGTTTATTAATGACTTATAAGGTGAATTATTATTGTGTTAGAACaaattcatcctttttttttatttttattttttatctatgtcaggtcacgggctccgtagtaAATGCACCAACCAGTTCAAATATAAATAGTTTCCATGTATATAAAGAAACAAGGATCCACCAATAATTACCAGTGACTCTGACGAGGTCTTCACCTTCTAGAACATCGACATCCAGAACTTCTCCTCCAGCTGGAGCGACGGGATGGCTTTCTGCGCTCTCGTCCACTCCTTCTTCCCTCTGGAGTTCGATTACAACGCTCTGGGCCCCGCCAACCGCAAACACAACCTGGAACTGGCCTTCACCACAGCAGAGTAAGCCGGCTGACGTCAACGTCCAAAAGTCGGAGTTCACACGACCGAATATTAGCCTCCagagttaaaaataaagcttCTGCTCCTGCTTTTAGGGAGCAGGCCGACTGTCTGCGCCTGATCGAAGTGGACGACATGCTGGAGATGGGGGACAAGCCGGACCCCATGTGTGTGTTTACGTACGTCCAGTCCCTCTACAACCACCTGAAGAAGTTTGAGTAGCTCTGCATCAGAGTCGGTGGTGACGTGCGGTTGTTTTAGGCACAAAATAGTTTTAGACTCACCAGTTGATCAGTTTGAcactgatgtgtgtgtgtgtgtgtgtgtcactaaCATCCCCCCCCTTCAGTCAGCCTTTAAAATGAACTAGTGATTCTTAAAAATGATCTTTCTGAGAAATCTGTAGTGAAGTGTGTTGAAGaagtaaagaaaattatttttaaacagtgtGAAGATTTATGGGtcacatttgaatgtttatAACACAGTAGAGAACGGCTTTTAAACATCTAATTTTCTCCtagaaatgaacatttaaacagatttttagcACATGTTGTGTAAAAATGCCGGATATATATGGAGTGAGATttatgccaccacgttgcacacaaaactttgtaagttgcaaatgaaaatattaaatatttgctgtcaatttttttttggctttttaaaattttttgttgtgctttcagattttttttttactttaaagtttttagttttttccaaaaaaaatttttttttaaaattgctttttaattttttgtttctgttttcaaaaaatatttttgcgtttgcaaaacaaaaatgcgCGTGTCATCTCGcctttttcctatctttgattttgctcacaCAAGTTTCGGTTTAGCGCGACAAAGCTACCAtcagacagctgctgattggtccagattctaaccaatcaaatcgccGTATTTATCTAGCATGGTGTCTGATACCGAGGCTCAGAAGCtgaaccagctctttttaccttggattttgtctctttggatgaggacattttcattttttttaatcattttaacaataattcataatttctttttttttgcattggtttaattattatttatttagtcagaagcaaaaataaaaataaattttttgaaagcaaaaacaaaaaatttggatgcaaaaaataattttttgaaagcaaatatttaatatttttatttgcaacttacagtgatgaaagtcaggcaaggaaaaaatccctgaacttttctttgagcgatatggcgggcacagagcgaaattttggaaaaatacgtggtcttagatgcattctggtgcattctggcagctagttattcacttctttatcaagaaactaagactaattggagcatcatgatttgtcattcaaacccctagtttgactctccattaaggacttgctggtcctaaaaaagaatttggaaaattgctcaaagtaacacaatcctacaatctacgcttttccttaaagctgcaaaacatacaattgctaaaatatagtaacatcaaagccccaaatggcaaaaagaacaccagtaactatgatattctatgaaaatacctcagttatttatacattatttctgctttagaaatgactgatgtacaacatccacttgcactgttttctcaaactataactacatcaaaatatgggatctgctttaaactataattctataacataatacatcaattctttaacaccaatactaagtaatctgggaaatatcaaaacaaacatacaaactaaactaaagattgtaaacattattttttaagggagtgcgggtccaaaccatcaaatacttataattaatgtcaactatactgaactaaatcatggtaattagggaatacaaataaattagatagagaaatgtattcaaaataaaaactgaaactcaaaacataaaattgaatttttttcaaaatgtggttttgagattattttacacaaaaaagtatttgacctacactaccttaaaaatcttttttttccagccaagaccacttcaatttgttttttatcgtcttctcacaactgaggtcgtgaccacgctcaataatgacgatgcctgccattattttaacacaaatttgatcgcaaactcttcagatgtgtttgtgaaagtttagcgtgggtccgctagttttggtctctagggaagcgagtcacgctgaccacgtggtgcagacagagccaatcagacccgtcgacgcatccgaaagcaactaaaacgtcccgtcattggtcaattaggccgggaagacgagagatggccacgaccatagaggaagcgatctgcggagaaatatagaaaataaagctaaaattagctgatttcagaccattttttaatctggaaagcgatttgtccgtagagatcaggtctttatttcccggaaagtacgttcggtttgctcaaaaacccggatttccgggaattcccggaagactttcatcactgaacttagaaagttttgtgtggcataaatatcactccatagctacattttaaaattaaagagaGAACGCACACTGCCATCTGCTGGTACAACCAAAAGCCTCATATCTCAGGTTTTCTAGACGCTTCCTGatctttaatttatattttaagaaaattaaaaaggaattCTAAATATGTTTGTAATCCTTGTTTACTCTGTTAAAGCCCTCACAAGTAGGATGGGGCAATAAGTGAAATTTACTTGTCAACCATGACAAATGCACACAATAAACGTCACAATCCGACATTTAATTCTTTcaggctgttttcttttttttaaagataaatatttattttctcatttaaaaaatattttgagttTGCTGGTGAAAATGTACAAAAGTCAACATACCAATAAGCTACAGACATGTTAGAAAAAGAATCATTTATTGGTTTTGTGTAAGCAAAGCAGAGCTAACTTTTTTATACTGATGACACTTGATTTTCCACAATTATatcaggaaatgaaaaaaaaattgtttttccagCTGTCTGTGTGACGTTTAAAAAAGCTCTGCCAAACCAAACTTGAGGCTGTTGCagctaaaatttgttttttctgtaagtAATGACAAATATTTGCATCTTAAATGTCAAACTTTCTAGGATCTGAGTTTAGATTGGATGTGGAAACGCAGCACAACATTGACTGAatcaaaaagctctccagctagcttacagcccctcacacccccaacttaacgTCCAAACCGCCGTATTTTCTCTAGTCGGAATGTAATAAAACATAGTctatcaatttctttttttttaaattaattatgtTTTGCGTTACCTGTGCAAACAGCTGAATTAGGGGAATGTTAACTTTTTAGGAAGCTTTAAACTTCCCTAACATCCCatattgagtatttttttaattacttaaatTTAAGTAAATTTGATTAAGAAATGaattggattatttttaattggtTAGTAGAGTCCAACGTTAATGATCATTTATTAATCTGCATTACTTCCAAATgcaaaaaattctaaataaactTTGTATTTCCGGaattatttcttcttttggGACGAAACATTTCTCTTAAATAAAGCGTGAAACAAAGCGCTGCAGGCAGGAGTAGTTTTACAGCTAAACAAAACCTGAGAGGTGGAGTGTTAATAATTCCCATGTTTTTTTAGGGGGTGTGAATGCAACGCTTCCCAGTGACCGGCATCCCTTCCGGTAAATGGAGTCAACTTTTCCCATGATCCGCCATTTCAGTCCCGGAGTTCGAGTCGCACGTTAGTTTTGGTTTGTTGTTGAGATTTGAACCGTTTATCGGCGGGTAAGGTTTCCCGGCGCTGCGGTGGCGGTTCCGCCTGCGTTAGTCGTCGTGGAAGTCGGTGGAGTCGCGGCTTTTCCCAGCGGCGGCGACGGTCGGAGAAAGTTTTGTATGAGTTGCGCGTCGGGAGAAGCGAAGGGGAAGGCCTGAAGCCTCGGACGGGATTTCGCAGCCATGGCCGGGAATTTTGACGCGGAGGACCGCGGGAGCTGGTACTGGGGCCGGCTGAGCCGCCAGGACGCGGTCTCTTTCTTGCAGGGACAGAGGCACGGCGTCTTCCTGGTCCGGGACTCGATCACCAGTCCCGGCGACTACGTGCTGTCGGTTTCGGAGAACTCCAAAGTGTCTCATTACATCATCAACAGTGTCAGCAACAACCGGCAGTCCGGTCCAGGTAAGGTTCGAATGGTTCTAAGCGGGTTCAGGAACGATGTTCGTTCAGAAAGATTGGCGAAGTTTGGGGGAACTTTGGCTAGTTAGTTCCGAGTTTTCCAGACGGGAAAGCCCGAACTCGGGCCAGTGTGGGGCGGGAGGGCGTGTGGGCGGGTTCTTCATGGATCCAGGTGGTTCCGGTGTCACATCTGGGCCATGACTCCCAGGAATGCGGGTTTGTTTGCTGCCTTTATCAGCTTCATAAGCTTTGCTAACTGGTGGTTTcactatataattttttttttaacttttaaaatcgCAAAAAAGGATGTTTCAGATTAATTCAGAAACAGGAatgaactatttaaaaaaaaaagtagtatgAATATTAtgttattacaaaataaaatgagtcgtttttgtggattaaagctgaaaaaagtGAAGAGTAATCGTCataatgtttaaatatttcacaataaaatactGTTAATGTTCAGTAAAGTGGGAGTTAAGATGCCTCAATTTGatacatatttgggttttctagttgaatttaattgtttttctggttttgttcttcttctttttttaatccgaAATCACAAGATTACATTTTAATTCGTTATCTAATGAAATATTCATTAATTTGTCAAAATTTCTGTTCGAAACTAATTTgggaaatttatttttcacctaaactaactaaataaaaatgtaacctCATGTTAAATTTAAGtactttgaacttttttaaatggaatttcATCAGATTGTAAAATCTCATGTttatgaatgaaagaaaatccaCTTTGGTGTCTTTCCTGCCGTaattttctacttttatttCCATGGATAAGTAAGTCAGGATGTGGTGAAGTGTTGATGTCGGGTAAAGAGGTGGTGTCTTTCCTCCGTCAGTTCTGGCTCCTTCTCGGTTCCGGATCGGGGATCAGGAGTTCGAGGCGCTGCCGGCCCTGCTGGAGTTTTATAAGATCCATTACCTGGACACCACCACGCTCATCGAGCCTGTGAGCAAGGCCCGAAACGCCAACTCCAACAGCACGCCTGCCGGCGCCCCTcagcaggtggaggaagagtTCGTGCGGGCCTTGTTCGACTTCCCCGGTAACGACGAGGAGGACCTCCCCTTCCGTAAGGGCGACATCCTCCGCGTGCTGGAAAAACCCGAGGAGCAGTGGTGGAACGCTGCCAACCAGGAGGGCCAAATCGGGATGATCCCGGTGCCTTACGTGGAGAAATACCGGCCCGGCTCGCCCACCACCGCCTGTCCGGGCACCCCGGGCGCAACGCCGGGACAGGGCGGGCCCGCGGGCGGCACGGATGGAATAGGGAGCCCTCTCGGAAACCCTCTGGGGGAGCCGGGTCCATATGCTCAACCCGTGGTCAGCGCTCAGCTGCCCAACCTGCAGAACGGGCCTGTCTATGCAAGAGCCATTCAGAAGAGGGTGCCGAACGCCTACGACAAGACCGCGCTTGCACTGGAGGTAGAAATTCCACTTATTTCCTGTCTCGCTGCTTTTTCTCTCCTCCCCCCCCCGACTGCTCGTCATAATGGCTCAGTCACGCATGCAGGGCTGACGGGACCCGCTGACAGTGGGGCGCCGGTTCTGTGCACAGAGGTCGTCTCAGATCCGTCACAATGGCCTTCCTTCATGTGGTCAGCGTTGCTCATTGTGAGCGTTGCATAAGACGCTCGTTTCCTCCGTGAAACGCGGCGCCCTCGCACAGACGACGGGGTGGCATGCAAACAAGTGCAGAGGTCAAGGGACTGATGTGCTTTCTGGTGTGTCGTGGCTCCTCGTTTATCCAGCCCAACACCAAACAAGTTTCAGTTTAAACCCAGTTCGAAGTGGCAACTTCCCAGAATTCTGTCTGTGACTCCATGTGAGGTCACCGTGGGGTCAAATCAGGAGCAGCTTACAGTAAATGAAATACCAGGccgtaaaaaaaactgttctgaaCTCAAAAGTACACATTGAAAAcgttgaaaatatgaaaaaggtaaagaaatacaaaaaaaaatagactaaaaAATTCAACTGTATACTAAAAACTGTCACCGAATAATAAAAAGcttatattttagatttttgttcatttgtttctcTTTGCACTCCGTCCTCAATTTACTGTTTCAGATCAGACtttattcaagattcaagattcttttatttgtcacatacaAAGTTATATTTAGCAAATACAACCAGTagtgaaatgtaaatgtaaatgaaaagtTAACCCTAAATTAAATGTGGGGGTGCAAAAGAAAGACACCGTTCATTTGACCATAACCTCTATCGCCCCGTGTCAATCACTTCCTGTCAGCCAATGGGCTCCAAGCCCCTCCCTCACGTAAATGAACCTCaactccaaaaaaggacaaatctTAATTGACTGGACTGAAAGTGAAggagagaaacaaaaaacaataatacaaaACAGCAAtggtaaaacatatttttttcactttataattttttaaccaaattgttAGAATTTTTCAAATAGGAAATGTATCTAcagttttactttattattgttttcttcaaactttctatATTTAATGTCTAGTTTCCATTGTGAACTTTCAAGATTCACAGGATTTTCAAatcatgtcccaaaagccaatcTGATCAAAGCCCCGTCCCCCACAAGAAATTGGGATCAAGTCCAAAAACCAAGTCTGATTTGAAACCAAAAATCAATCAAGACGATTGAAAACAGtagcaccttttttttcttttgagaacagttttatttttttatttttttatttttaatgtttttttatgctcttctgctggactttaaacaaatagttttagagttagataagttaattcttctccgtggtaaatcgcctgtccgtcctggaggaggatccctccttcatgtggcaagacaagaattaaggactaaacactggttaatatttatttcttttgtaattgaccatggtataagcgggctAATGGCCTTCgtagtgtgcattatcactttttaacacactaATCAACCGTAATGCATACTTtgtctgccattaacccttaacTATCCTCCACcaacagaaaaataccacaagaccatattaaaaacacagaaaacaccttTGGTTAGAAGTTAAACTTTTTCTGACTCGCAAAGGCTTTTTCCCGAATTATAAAAGACGGAAAGTGATTAAAGCTTTTAGAAACTGAAAACCGCTAACAACATTCTGTTCATGCGGAACGAGCAGGACTTTGTAGGGAaacctgtttttcttcaaatctgGAGTCCAGAGTCTTAACTCCGGGTTCAAACCTTTGACTGTTTTACAGACACATTCAATGCTGCCTGAAGCTTGAAGAACCGACTTTTTTCACGCCACGTGAACAGATTTGGGATAAAAACCAGAGATGAACAGAGATTTCAGATGGGACAGATTCTCATCCTGTAACACTGTAAAACCCTGTAGTATCCACCTGTTATCAAAAGATTCTGCTGTGCCGTAGCGTCTCTCCTCCAGCCAGGGTTGGCTTGTCCGTGCACAGATGCTCACATTTATtcatgct
The DNA window shown above is from Oryzias latipes chromosome 14, ASM223467v1 and carries:
- the LOC101165995 gene encoding smoothelin-like protein 2; the encoded protein is MEEAKDQEATVSKALSQFEATLQAAVKEVHVDVNAFKRGIDQRIDELCVANGPLAAAVTRLQEENRQLGAKLEALSQLVEALQRSLPEEKRSQRESVENGETEEDQTSPVDSAESTCSHSEPSRNAPAAPAGGSTAPPPWRARRHAELNGTDAKGDKKVSHGATTVEETPQRQEPTSVHCGVTHPADAPSQSHRPVTAFTKPSPESAAVETAVRPDSDDLQPHLPVTAMTTKLSPEVLVADKPAQSPGSAPKASGEDQHPAGTSQPNESRSAAPQRPSEAAIPALPHFSLPAAAKSVSEVPAASKPNPLPVSGPDPSPRESPSVKRSEHPFRRDTNEPKSHSALSAMTRLNAESSSPPSIAQPPSLSAALQPSVKPGEYPFKRTPVLKTPSPSLKRSVSFPQSAEKLLPSKSIIKSGFSPNLDKRLNKPEGLDAMKSQTLPRSNGAQAKRALFERMNSEPTKPKDSKPKLKRSQSFGVSSASGIKQILLEWCRSKTIGYKNIDIQNFSSSWSDGMAFCALVHSFFPLEFDYNALGPANRKHNLELAFTTAEEQADCLRLIEVDDMLEMGDKPDPMCVFTYVQSLYNHLKKFE
- the LOC110016423 gene encoding adapter molecule crk, which codes for MAGNFDAEDRGSWYWGRLSRQDAVSFLQGQRHGVFLVRDSITSPGDYVLSVSENSKVSHYIINSVSNNRQSGPVLAPSRFRIGDQEFEALPALLEFYKIHYLDTTTLIEPVSKARNANSNSTPAGAPQQVEEEFVRALFDFPGNDEEDLPFRKGDILRVLEKPEEQWWNAANQEGQIGMIPVPYVEKYRPGSPTTACPGTPGATPGQGGPAGGTDGIGSPLGNPLGEPGPYAQPVVSAQLPNLQNGPVYARAIQKRVPNAYDKTALALEVGDMVKVTKINVNGQWEGECKGKQGHFPFTHVRLLEQHHPDDES